A single Paenibacillus sp. FSL R5-0517 DNA region contains:
- a CDS encoding MerR family transcriptional regulator — MQLTVSKFAKLAGTTVRTLRHYRQLGILVPSQKNENDHHVYINEDFKRLHEIQLLQSLGLSLNEIKAGLDNPQYSFDEIIKVQEQSLKHRRKAIDCSLALIKRIKRLKEKDQFNELNSELLMLLMNSMRVEEDQKKLLQKYVSADIIEKVFPEDISKQTYLDEQLFNLVLLVHRATLHDLKPDHPSIQQQLKDIITNTQLNQLILHDEEKNEELYINVKPYESLIPKHTMDFLTEAFEVLNTKKNSSL, encoded by the coding sequence ATGCAATTAACAGTGAGTAAATTTGCAAAGCTGGCGGGCACGACAGTTCGTACGTTAAGACATTATCGACAACTTGGCATATTGGTTCCCTCACAAAAGAACGAAAATGATCATCATGTATATATAAATGAGGATTTTAAAAGGCTGCATGAAATTCAATTGTTGCAAAGTCTAGGACTTTCATTAAACGAGATTAAAGCCGGTTTGGATAATCCGCAATATTCTTTTGATGAAATAATTAAAGTTCAAGAACAATCGCTTAAACATAGGAGAAAAGCTATTGATTGTTCTTTAGCATTAATTAAACGAATAAAACGGTTAAAGGAAAAAGATCAATTCAATGAATTAAACTCAGAATTGCTCATGCTACTTATGAACTCAATGCGTGTTGAGGAGGACCAAAAAAAGCTGCTTCAAAAGTATGTTTCTGCGGATATTATTGAAAAGGTGTTCCCAGAGGATATCTCTAAGCAAACTTACTTGGATGAACAATTATTCAATTTGGTATTGCTTGTCCATCGAGCTACCCTACACGATCTTAAACCAGATCATCCTTCCATACAGCAACAGTTGAAGGATATCATTACAAATACCCAATTAAATCAACTGATTCTCCATGACGAAGAAAAGAACGAAGAACTTTATATAAACGTAAAACCCTATGAGTCGTTGATCCCTAAGCATACCATGGATTTTTTGACAGAGGCATTTGAGGTATTAAATACGAAGAAAAATTCTTCTCTATAG
- a CDS encoding glucoamylase family protein, with amino-acid sequence MKKVKLFSFILTFCLFANLALTPMASAGESSNLIGFRAELKAIAYKTYSYFEDYTDQNTGLTYDEVRLTEKGTEEAKRTSPTNIAMYMMSTVSAQQLGIISKKEAVHRLQTTINSLEKLEKWNGLFYNWYNTDDGTVKKDWGQFISQVDNGWLSAGLIVVGQAYEELHGATSELVENMNYTPLYDPEVGQFRGGYDVAKGALTDHHYGMFYTEPRVGSYIAIGKGDVPQEHWWKMYRTLPQEWDWQAQIPQGKSVKYDGVDVFEGSYVYKDKKFVPSWGGSMFEALMPGMVIKEKDLGTQALGLNNQRHVELQIEYAKEKGYAAWGFSPSATPTGYSEFAATPLGTSGYKDGATVTAHATFLALDYAPEAVRKNIKALKKFKMFGKYGFYDSVNVETGELAKAYLALDQGMIMVSIANYLQDGAIRDYFHSDVIGQTPEELLKKEVFSIQ; translated from the coding sequence ATGAAAAAAGTAAAACTATTCAGCTTCATTTTAACTTTTTGTCTGTTCGCTAATCTAGCTTTAACTCCGATGGCCTCAGCAGGTGAATCAAGCAATTTAATTGGATTTCGAGCAGAATTGAAAGCGATTGCATATAAAACCTATTCGTATTTTGAGGATTATACGGATCAGAACACTGGCTTGACTTACGATGAAGTTCGGCTCACTGAAAAAGGGACAGAAGAAGCTAAACGTACCTCGCCCACGAACATCGCCATGTATATGATGAGCACCGTTTCAGCGCAACAATTGGGTATCATTTCGAAGAAAGAAGCAGTACATCGCCTGCAAACGACTATCAATTCCCTAGAAAAGTTAGAAAAGTGGAACGGCCTATTTTATAACTGGTATAACACAGATGACGGTACAGTGAAGAAAGATTGGGGACAATTTATATCCCAAGTCGATAATGGCTGGTTATCCGCTGGTTTAATTGTTGTTGGGCAAGCTTATGAAGAACTTCATGGGGCAACAAGCGAGTTGGTCGAAAATATGAATTATACTCCGTTATATGATCCTGAAGTCGGTCAATTCCGCGGAGGCTATGATGTGGCTAAAGGTGCACTGACGGATCACCATTATGGAATGTTTTACACGGAACCACGTGTAGGCAGCTATATTGCCATTGGGAAAGGTGATGTTCCCCAAGAGCATTGGTGGAAGATGTATCGCACATTACCTCAAGAATGGGATTGGCAAGCTCAGATTCCTCAAGGCAAATCCGTTAAGTACGATGGAGTGGATGTGTTTGAAGGAAGTTATGTATACAAGGATAAAAAGTTCGTGCCAAGCTGGGGAGGCAGTATGTTTGAAGCTCTTATGCCCGGTATGGTTATAAAGGAAAAAGACCTAGGTACTCAAGCTTTGGGATTGAACAACCAGCGTCATGTTGAATTGCAGATCGAATATGCCAAAGAAAAAGGGTATGCCGCATGGGGCTTTTCACCTTCTGCAACGCCGACAGGTTACAGTGAGTTTGCAGCAACGCCGTTAGGGACCTCAGGTTATAAAGATGGAGCAACGGTTACAGCACACGCAACATTCCTTGCCCTCGATTATGCCCCTGAAGCTGTTCGAAAGAATATTAAAGCTTTAAAAAAATTCAAAATGTTTGGCAAGTATGGGTTCTATGACTCAGTCAATGTTGAAACGGGAGAACTCGCAAAAGCTTATCTGGCACTGGATCAAGGGATGATTATGGTGTCGATCGCTAACTATCTTCAAGACGGTGCTATACGCGATTATTTTCACAGTGATGTGATAGGGCAGACGCCAGAAGAATTGTTGAAAAAAGAAGTGTTTTCTATTCAATGA
- a CDS encoding SPFH domain-containing protein: MAIIDVIKYDGSPDVFAWKHPETELGTWTQLIVNQSQQAILFKDGRALDMFGPGRHTLSTANIPILNRLVNLPFGGKSPFAAEVWYVNQVSALDVKWGTANPIHIQDPKYNIIVPVRTFGQMGIKISDSRKFLVKLVGTLPEFNQANMINYFRGLIIMNINSMLSSYLIHRKVSVLEINAYIAEISRHFADTIASTFEEFGIELINLYIHNVNLPEEDPSVIRLREALARKAEMDIIGYTYQQERSFDTLEGAAKNEGSMQSDIMGAGLGMGMGVGLGGSFSSEMSQMSKVMLTKETPAVSICKQCNHPNQENSSFCSKCGNSLAEKSAVTTDCNNCGHALPKGTKFCPNCGDKYHACPSCGADNAEDALECIQCHQPMPSPCPNCNHMNSGHTKFCGNCGTSLSLKCSRCQHEVKPGQKFCLDCGNNLQEGGQA; the protein is encoded by the coding sequence ATGGCGATTATTGACGTAATTAAGTATGATGGCTCACCTGATGTGTTTGCTTGGAAACATCCCGAGACTGAGTTGGGAACATGGACCCAGTTGATTGTGAATCAATCTCAACAAGCAATTCTTTTTAAGGATGGAAGAGCGCTTGACATGTTTGGACCAGGAAGGCATACGCTGAGTACTGCGAATATCCCGATCTTGAACCGACTCGTTAACCTTCCGTTTGGAGGAAAGTCACCTTTTGCAGCAGAAGTCTGGTATGTCAATCAGGTTAGCGCATTAGACGTTAAATGGGGAACAGCGAATCCGATTCATATCCAGGATCCCAAGTATAATATTATAGTTCCCGTAAGAACATTTGGACAAATGGGAATTAAAATTTCGGATTCACGAAAGTTTTTGGTCAAGCTTGTGGGCACACTGCCTGAGTTTAACCAAGCTAATATGATTAATTACTTCCGCGGGCTAATTATCATGAATATTAACTCGATGTTGTCATCCTATCTAATACATAGAAAAGTTAGTGTTTTGGAGATCAATGCCTATATCGCCGAGATTTCAAGGCATTTCGCAGACACAATAGCTTCTACTTTCGAAGAGTTTGGTATTGAGCTGATCAACCTGTATATTCACAACGTCAATCTGCCCGAAGAAGATCCTTCCGTTATTCGATTAAGAGAAGCGTTGGCGCGCAAAGCTGAGATGGATATTATTGGGTACACATATCAGCAAGAACGTTCGTTTGATACGCTGGAAGGTGCAGCCAAAAATGAAGGAAGCATGCAGTCAGACATCATGGGCGCAGGACTTGGTATGGGTATGGGGGTTGGACTGGGTGGTTCTTTCAGTAGCGAGATGTCCCAGATGTCTAAAGTGATGTTGACTAAGGAGACGCCTGCGGTAAGCATATGTAAACAGTGTAATCATCCGAACCAGGAGAACAGCTCTTTTTGCAGCAAATGCGGCAATTCATTAGCCGAAAAATCCGCAGTAACAACAGATTGTAATAATTGTGGACATGCTTTGCCAAAGGGAACCAAATTCTGTCCTAACTGTGGTGACAAATACCATGCGTGTCCATCCTGTGGAGCGGATAATGCTGAGGACGCATTGGAATGTATTCAATGTCATCAACCGATGCCTAGCCCATGCCCGAACTGTAACCACATGAATTCCGGTCATACCAAATTCTGTGGCAACTGTGGCACAAGTTTAAGCTTGAAATGCAGTCGGTGCCAACATGAAGTAAAACCCGGCCAGAAGTTCTGTCTTGATTGCGGAAACAATCTGCAAGAAGGAGGACAGGCATAG
- a CDS encoding ankyrin repeat domain-containing protein: MFKIGNQGSFETLPDHARAIYDGDTDAVEQFIKQGMGLEEEITLSKYIALTPLDLALICNQLEVVKLLVEHGVNLNVKNNSAILKAVRYCGEEMVRYLYQQGAKLNGLNRVKSSAYDEAYYGNKKNITVLNELGLDIRKYGGKTLRKAVADHDMKTIQYLLDQGVDVNYNEPDMVYPYKATPLTVAARLNNMKMVRYLVDQGADVTIQEKDGERAYTIAVSQKNEEMAEYLKGHEPQEFHDMSNKLHALKSYKLPQQLIDFLTSGPRRIDLPDSESGIRYIEFFHLIDTVEMKMGRQKLLRISSDIDQYSHILIVWNPSKKMMGYADIEHQEHGTIATFEEFMLNPDTAIEDILN; the protein is encoded by the coding sequence TTGTTCAAAATCGGAAATCAAGGATCGTTCGAAACGCTTCCTGATCATGCCAGGGCAATATATGATGGAGACACCGATGCTGTAGAACAATTCATTAAACAGGGCATGGGTCTTGAAGAAGAGATCACACTCAGCAAATACATAGCATTAACGCCACTCGACCTTGCCTTAATCTGCAATCAGCTGGAAGTGGTTAAGTTGTTGGTCGAGCATGGAGTTAATCTGAATGTCAAAAATAATTCGGCGATCCTGAAGGCAGTTAGATATTGTGGAGAAGAAATGGTGCGATACCTGTACCAGCAAGGTGCCAAGTTAAATGGACTTAATCGGGTCAAATCCAGTGCATATGATGAAGCCTACTATGGTAACAAAAAGAATATAACCGTGCTGAATGAACTGGGGTTGGATATTCGTAAATATGGAGGCAAAACGTTGCGGAAAGCGGTAGCTGATCACGATATGAAGACAATTCAGTACTTGCTGGATCAAGGAGTGGATGTCAATTACAATGAACCGGATATGGTATACCCGTATAAGGCGACACCTCTCACGGTAGCTGCAAGACTTAATAACATGAAGATGGTTCGATATCTGGTGGACCAGGGAGCAGATGTGACCATTCAGGAGAAGGATGGAGAGCGAGCGTACACGATCGCAGTGAGTCAGAAAAATGAAGAAATGGCTGAATACCTAAAGGGGCATGAACCTCAAGAATTTCATGATATGAGCAACAAATTGCATGCATTAAAGTCTTATAAACTTCCCCAGCAACTTATTGATTTTCTAACTAGTGGACCCCGAAGAATAGACTTGCCAGATAGTGAATCAGGCATCCGATATATAGAATTCTTTCATCTGATCGATACCGTAGAGATGAAAATGGGCAGACAGAAGCTACTGCGTATTTCCTCGGATATCGATCAATACTCACATATCCTGATTGTCTGGAATCCGAGCAAAAAAATGATGGGATATGCGGATATTGAACATCAAGAACATGGAACGATAGCTACCTTTGAAGAGTTCATGTTAAATCCAGATACAGCTATAGAGGATATCCTGAATTAG
- a CDS encoding DUF6809 family protein — MGNIIEELYYGNLRPEENIVPKDAEYRSINKEISTYIGKFQRKISEDDFKQLEILFEMMDQVHLMHSKEAFASGFKIGTLIMIESGYSS; from the coding sequence GTGGGAAATATAATAGAAGAGTTGTATTACGGTAATCTGAGACCTGAAGAGAATATTGTTCCTAAAGATGCGGAGTATCGATCTATTAATAAGGAAATTTCAACTTATATTGGAAAATTCCAGAGAAAAATTTCGGAGGATGACTTTAAACAGTTGGAGATATTGTTTGAAATGATGGATCAAGTTCACTTAATGCATTCAAAAGAGGCTTTTGCGAGTGGTTTCAAAATTGGGACGTTGATTATGATCGAGAGTGGATACTCAAGCTAA
- a CDS encoding serine hydrolase, protein MNPSLLSSKLQQIIPPLDLRSCLVSVRGELMYEHYRNQEAATDIAKINSCTKSVVSALICIAMDKGLLPEASAPISTFFPQLTSDPDPRKPAITLEQLLTMTAGFNWDEFGGQNSFPRMTRTDHWVDFALEQRLSHVPGTHMEYNSGVSQILSAILLQNAGMNVAAFAERYLFEPLGIKDYEWESDPQGVHTGGFGLKMLPVDLLKFGQLFLQQGMWEGESLISSHLVTRSTQPFITVSPPNYGSYAWHWWVDVYPNERSVAEDIAAENDRPNLHYYYARGFGGQYVYIVPELELVTVLTNDKRKKEKPPLDVFPRLIAPELWKML, encoded by the coding sequence ATGAATCCTTCATTACTGTCATCCAAGTTACAACAGATCATTCCACCGCTGGATCTGCGAAGCTGCCTCGTCAGTGTACGCGGTGAGCTTATGTACGAACACTACCGCAACCAAGAGGCTGCGACCGATATTGCAAAAATCAATTCCTGTACCAAGAGTGTGGTATCCGCACTCATCTGTATAGCGATGGATAAAGGCTTGTTGCCAGAGGCATCAGCCCCAATCTCTACCTTTTTCCCACAGTTGACATCCGATCCTGACCCGCGTAAGCCAGCAATCACACTGGAACAACTACTCACCATGACAGCTGGATTCAACTGGGATGAGTTCGGCGGGCAGAATTCATTTCCTCGCATGACCCGCACCGATCATTGGGTGGATTTTGCGTTGGAACAACGGTTAAGTCATGTACCGGGTACACATATGGAGTACAACTCAGGAGTATCACAGATCCTATCCGCTATTCTGTTGCAAAATGCAGGTATGAACGTTGCCGCGTTCGCAGAACGTTATCTTTTTGAGCCGCTGGGAATTAAGGATTATGAATGGGAAAGCGACCCCCAAGGTGTACACACCGGCGGATTCGGTCTTAAGATGTTACCCGTAGATCTGCTGAAATTTGGTCAGCTTTTTCTACAGCAAGGAATGTGGGAAGGGGAGTCTCTCATTTCTAGTCATCTCGTTACCCGTTCAACGCAGCCATTCATTACAGTCAGCCCACCTAATTACGGCAGTTATGCTTGGCATTGGTGGGTCGATGTCTATCCGAATGAAAGGTCTGTTGCCGAAGATATTGCTGCTGAGAACGACAGACCCAACCTCCATTATTATTACGCGCGAGGATTTGGTGGTCAGTATGTATATATTGTCCCTGAGCTGGAACTTGTTACGGTGTTAACCAATGACAAACGAAAGAAAGAGAAACCTCCGCTGGATGTTTTCCCTCGTTTAATCGCTCCTGAACTATGGAAAATGCTATAA
- a CDS encoding serine hydrolase, with translation MLNVLELTTKIEEVMERVNFSGVVLLQQGGKTLLNMKRGYANRSEELANQVDTRFGIASGCKIFTAVSICQLIEAGKLSVDSKLTDVLNVEFPQWDEGITIHQLLTHTSGIPDYFDEEVMEDFSELWKETPVYAMRRLSDFLPMFQQLPMKSAPGECFHYNNAGFIVLGLIVEQHSGLSFTDYVEEHIFKPCGMKDSGYFVTDQLPRNTALGYIDHEDGSWNTNMFSIPVKGGSDGGAYVTAPDMVRFWDALLGHQLLNADTTRQLLTPHAHQEDEVYYGQGIWIDRKGEGIFKFHVMGFDPGVSFMSSVYPDYDLQLVVLSNQESGPYPITVVIEEAFV, from the coding sequence ATGTTGAATGTATTAGAGCTGACAACGAAAATAGAAGAAGTCATGGAACGCGTGAATTTTTCGGGTGTTGTGTTACTCCAGCAAGGCGGGAAAACCCTTTTGAATATGAAACGTGGTTATGCGAATCGCAGTGAAGAGCTTGCCAATCAGGTGGATACACGGTTCGGTATTGCATCAGGATGTAAGATCTTCACGGCAGTGAGTATATGCCAGCTCATTGAAGCGGGTAAGTTATCTGTTGATTCCAAGCTTACGGATGTGTTGAATGTGGAATTTCCGCAGTGGGACGAAGGAATTACCATTCATCAATTGTTAACACATACGTCGGGTATTCCAGATTATTTTGATGAAGAAGTGATGGAAGACTTTTCGGAATTGTGGAAAGAGACACCCGTCTACGCGATGCGGCGATTAAGTGACTTTCTGCCCATGTTTCAGCAGTTGCCGATGAAGTCTGCTCCGGGTGAATGTTTTCACTACAACAATGCGGGTTTCATTGTGCTGGGGCTTATTGTGGAACAACACTCAGGACTGTCGTTTACAGATTATGTGGAAGAGCACATTTTCAAACCGTGTGGCATGAAGGACTCCGGTTATTTCGTAACAGATCAGCTTCCGCGTAACACGGCTTTAGGGTATATCGATCATGAAGATGGCTCCTGGAACACCAATATGTTCTCCATTCCTGTCAAAGGTGGATCAGATGGTGGAGCCTATGTTACAGCGCCGGATATGGTTCGATTTTGGGATGCTTTGCTGGGTCACCAATTGTTGAATGCTGACACAACACGGCAGTTATTAACTCCACATGCTCATCAAGAGGATGAAGTGTATTATGGGCAGGGGATCTGGATTGACCGCAAGGGGGAAGGGATTTTCAAATTTCATGTCATGGGGTTTGATCCAGGGGTGTCGTTCATGTCTTCCGTGTATCCAGACTATGATCTACAACTGGTTGTGCTCTCGAATCAAGAGTCTGGTCCGTATCCAATCACGGTTGTCATCGAAGAGGCATTCGTATGA
- a CDS encoding TetR/AcrR family transcriptional regulator — MPKIVDHEAQRKVVADAAIRVIQEHGLEHATVRNIAKEAGLSVGSMRHYFATQAELFTFCMNLFAERVQKRVEALQMSGSVLQDMKNLLLQFLPLDEDRMMEMEVWFSFTAKLLVYPELKKLSDEMHQGMYRSVQWVIQELEEQGMTAPDLDVEMEIEKLYALVDGLAIHMLMQPDRLSVKRVEQVIEQHLSILCST; from the coding sequence ATGCCAAAAATCGTAGATCATGAAGCTCAAAGGAAAGTCGTTGCTGATGCAGCAATCCGGGTCATTCAAGAGCATGGACTGGAGCATGCTACAGTTCGCAATATAGCAAAGGAAGCGGGACTATCTGTAGGTTCCATGCGTCATTATTTTGCCACACAGGCCGAATTGTTCACCTTTTGCATGAATCTTTTTGCAGAAAGGGTACAGAAAAGGGTGGAGGCGTTACAGATGAGCGGATCTGTACTGCAGGATATGAAGAATCTGCTCTTGCAATTTCTCCCGTTGGACGAAGATAGAATGATGGAAATGGAGGTCTGGTTTTCGTTTACAGCCAAATTATTGGTGTACCCCGAATTAAAAAAGTTAAGTGATGAGATGCATCAGGGGATGTATCGATCGGTTCAATGGGTGATACAGGAGTTGGAGGAACAAGGCATGACAGCGCCTGATCTGGATGTCGAGATGGAGATAGAGAAGTTATATGCTCTTGTGGATGGACTCGCTATTCATATGCTAATGCAGCCAGATAGACTTTCAGTAAAACGAGTAGAACAAGTGATTGAACAGCATTTAAGCATACTTTGTTCAACTTAG
- a CDS encoding alpha/beta hydrolase, with the protein MLTTIPSKKRKRFRIFTIMVKLLCTVLLLIGAAFLYEWFASSQAKKDFPPPGTLVQVGGYQLHIHKQGNGSPTILMEAGSGETSLSWRDIPAALAQHATVVTYDRAGYAWSESAPTERTGANIVKELHAALEKENIQGPYIMVGHSLGGMYARLFAQTYTSEVQSLVLIDARPEDDEQNTKALLEQAQFQGNPSASFLSLLKLSGSFRIFPGFLLDGLVAKQDRDTFVNVIATPSYFHAKEDEALHAHSTEDAIRGQNLGSMPVRIIARGRPQDYAQAGISVEMGQKLESMWQSGQRNMLNISKDSQLIVATRSGHMVIHDEPELVVKTILTLISGK; encoded by the coding sequence ATGCTTACAACTATTCCGAGCAAAAAACGAAAGAGATTCAGAATTTTCACTATCATGGTGAAGCTACTCTGCACAGTGCTACTACTAATTGGTGCAGCATTCCTCTATGAGTGGTTTGCTTCGTCGCAGGCCAAAAAAGATTTTCCACCTCCGGGTACGTTAGTTCAAGTCGGCGGTTACCAACTGCACATTCATAAACAAGGCAATGGCTCGCCGACCATACTTATGGAGGCTGGAAGTGGTGAGACGAGTTTGTCGTGGAGAGACATTCCTGCGGCACTCGCCCAACATGCAACGGTGGTCACGTATGATCGTGCAGGATATGCCTGGAGTGAATCTGCCCCTACAGAACGTACAGGTGCGAATATCGTCAAAGAGTTACATGCAGCTCTCGAGAAGGAGAATATCCAGGGACCTTACATTATGGTAGGTCATTCCCTTGGTGGTATGTATGCCAGACTCTTTGCACAGACCTATACAAGTGAGGTTCAGAGCCTTGTCCTCATTGATGCGAGACCTGAGGATGATGAACAGAATACCAAGGCTTTGTTGGAACAGGCTCAGTTTCAGGGAAACCCGTCTGCCTCCTTCCTATCCTTACTAAAGTTATCAGGCTCTTTCAGAATATTTCCAGGCTTTTTGCTGGATGGTCTGGTTGCCAAGCAAGATCGAGATACTTTTGTTAATGTGATTGCCACCCCCTCCTATTTTCACGCCAAAGAAGATGAAGCCCTCCACGCTCATTCAACAGAAGATGCCATTCGTGGCCAAAATCTTGGATCAATGCCTGTACGTATCATTGCACGCGGACGTCCTCAAGACTATGCTCAAGCAGGGATTTCGGTTGAAATGGGGCAGAAGCTCGAATCCATGTGGCAATCGGGGCAGCGTAACATGTTGAATATATCGAAGGATAGTCAGCTCATCGTGGCCACCCGCAGTGGTCATATGGTTATCCACGATGAACCCGAACTAGTTGTGAAAACAATCCTAACGTTAATCTCTGGTAAGTAA
- a CDS encoding DUF1361 domain-containing protein, whose translation MRKLNYIRIFIFLCMVTAVTLGLYYVAADWLDQRYFRFLIWNLFLGWIPFVFSYASYLLSDVKWKGAAWLAVASGLLWLLFFPNSSYIVTDLVHLTARSSRYYGGNGVDYTYWYDLSVVLMFVWTGLLLGFLSMYQLQEVIYHRIGRWASWIFVLAGCALGSYGVLLGRVYRLNSWDALTNRQTLIELMHESVSRPSLAFCLFFGTFIITIYATLYYLINTRSLRDMKSNAGSPEVDLQALR comes from the coding sequence TTGAGAAAACTGAACTATATTCGCATATTTATTTTCCTTTGTATGGTCACAGCCGTAACGCTGGGCTTGTACTATGTAGCCGCAGATTGGCTGGATCAGCGTTATTTCCGCTTCCTGATCTGGAATCTGTTTTTGGGCTGGATTCCTTTTGTGTTCTCCTATGCATCCTATCTGCTATCTGATGTGAAATGGAAAGGTGCCGCATGGCTTGCAGTCGCAAGTGGGCTGCTGTGGTTATTATTTTTCCCCAACTCTTCTTACATTGTTACGGATTTGGTTCATCTGACAGCGAGAAGTTCCCGGTATTATGGTGGAAATGGAGTGGACTACACCTATTGGTACGACTTGAGTGTTGTTTTAATGTTTGTCTGGACGGGGCTCCTGCTTGGCTTCTTGTCCATGTATCAGCTTCAGGAAGTGATCTATCACCGAATCGGACGCTGGGCATCTTGGATCTTTGTACTCGCAGGCTGTGCTTTGGGAAGTTATGGAGTATTGCTTGGACGTGTATATCGACTGAATAGCTGGGATGCACTGACGAATCGCCAGACGCTGATTGAGCTGATGCACGAAAGTGTAAGCCGCCCGTCTCTTGCATTTTGCCTGTTCTTTGGCACGTTTATCATCACAATCTATGCCACACTATATTATCTGATTAATACGAGGTCTCTCCGTGATATGAAGAGTAATGCAGGAAGTCCTGAGGTTGACCTGCAAGCGTTGCGCTAA
- a CDS encoding spore coat protein, translating to MQHSLNTNPNISPNMNHGGHEMFDVHEILSSTINVLDQYMIFRSFVQSQELIGILDRQYNFILSQYNLTAECFASGQKPHQETATYMIPNIVPPVYGLKPSAPKKPNQSLADVKDAGISGHMLGLIKSHASLLGMSCSEITNGTVRRVIASQIQHFIEMAYEIFMFQNKNAYYQVPQLTASDTQQMLQAYIPATGAPQMPNSSKPLH from the coding sequence ATGCAGCACAGCTTGAATACAAATCCAAATATCAGCCCTAACATGAATCATGGCGGTCATGAGATGTTCGATGTACACGAGATCCTGTCCTCCACCATTAACGTGCTGGATCAATATATGATCTTCCGTTCATTCGTGCAAAGCCAGGAACTGATTGGCATTCTGGACCGGCAGTATAACTTCATTTTATCCCAGTACAATCTGACAGCAGAGTGTTTTGCATCCGGACAGAAGCCTCATCAAGAGACGGCAACCTACATGATCCCCAACATCGTACCGCCAGTATATGGCCTTAAGCCATCAGCACCGAAAAAGCCAAACCAGAGCCTGGCTGATGTAAAGGATGCCGGGATTAGCGGTCATATGCTTGGACTCATTAAATCACATGCGAGTTTGCTCGGCATGTCCTGCAGCGAGATCACGAACGGAACGGTTCGCCGTGTCATCGCTTCACAGATCCAGCATTTTATCGAAATGGCTTATGAAATTTTCATGTTCCAGAATAAAAACGCCTATTATCAAGTGCCTCAACTCACTGCAAGTGATACACAACAGATGCTTCAGGCATATATCCCAGCAACCGGAGCACCTCAGATGCCTAACAGCAGTAAACCACTTCATTAA